The following proteins are co-located in the Cryptococcus neoformans var. neoformans B-3501A chromosome 12, whole genome shotgun sequence genome:
- a CDS encoding hypothetical protein (HMMPfam hit to L51_S25_CI-B8, Mitochondrial ribosomal protein L51 / S25 / CI-B8 domain, score: 90.0, E(): 5.8e-24), producing MSSFAKQIPKAVKEIRLHFCQTSAASAGVRQFVQSSYPAVKSANPDLKFLIREASNISPRAFVRFERGVESEAQLANLSEPDVGKVLTHLVNQQSGAGVA from the exons ATGTCTTCATTCGCAAAGCAGATTCCCAAGGCCGTCAAGGAAATCCGACTTCACTTCTGCCAAACTTCTGCCGCCTCAGCTGGTGTTCG TCAATTCGTCCAGTCCTCATATCCTGCTGTCAAATCCGCCAACCCTGATCTCAAATTCCTCATTCGTGAAGCAAGCAACATCTCTCCCCGTGCTTTCGTTCGATTTG AACGTGGCGTCGAATCAGAAGCTCAACTCGCCAACCTTTCAGAGCCCGACGTCGGCAAGGTCTTGACGCACTTGGTGAACCAACAATCCGGCGCTGGTGTCGcttga
- a CDS encoding hypothetical protein (Match to ESTs gb|CF186391.1|CF186391, gb|CF186250.1|CF186250; HMMPfam hit to NAC, NAC domain, score: 71.3, E(): 2.6e-18) has product MDKEKLAKLQSQVRIGGKGTPRRKVVKKSVTSSQGDDRKLQAALKKLGVQPITGVEEVNMFKEDGNVLHFGAPRVQVHAALPSNTLAIYGPGQTKELTELVPGILNQLGPDSLANLRRLAESYQSLTARQAAAAAGSGGEGAGEAKEGEGDDEIPDLVDNFDEAEVKKSDLEELE; this is encoded by the exons AtggacaaggaaaagctCGCCAAGCTCCAGTCGCAGGTCCGAATCG GCGGCAAGGGTACTCCCCGACGAAAGGTCGTCAAGAAGTCTGTCACCTCCTCTCAGGGTGATGACCGAAAGCTCCAGGCCGCTCTCAAGAAGCTCGGTGTTCAGCCCATCACTGGTGTTGAGGAGGTCAACATGTTTAAGGAGGATGGCAACGTTCTCCACTTTGGCGCTCCTAGGG TCCAAGTTCAcgctgctcttccttccaacaCCCTCGCCATCTACGGTCCCGGTCAGACTAAGGAGCTCACTGAACTCGTTCCCGGTATCCTCAACCAACTCGGTCCCGACTCTCTTGCCAACCTCCGACGACTTGCCGAGTCTTACCAGTCTCTTACCGCCCGACAGgctgctgccgccgccGGCTCTGGTGGTGAGGGCGCAGGTGAAGCTAaggagggtgagggtgatgaCGAGATCCCTGATTTGGTGGACAACTTTGATGAGGCtgaggtgaagaagagcgacCTTGAGGAGCTCGAGTAA
- a CDS encoding hypothetical protein (Match to EST gb|CF189671.1|CF189671): MPHKRAKRSVREAETAKKGKNLPPSSDGNPYDDTPRSAARILNSFAVQQKFHESGRKTSEDTGTPRNSATLGVNGKGKGKEKEGLPKILPQETLAEYNRRIESLLRPSVSQAIQKAESIRAAEAADLKRTKKENKRRARLEKLVKEGKVDKKVLEDFEKGVKEKKRKREMGDEGDSEEEKDEEEAGAKSKQAKETKTFAPMPQPRRLNDIVQAPPTLPTLRKAKDQKEGKGVYGAVGNGGKMPLNAGQKRILEEERERVVRMYREMKAAREAKNKK; the protein is encoded by the exons ATGCCTCACAAGC GCGCCAAGAGATCTGTTAGGGAGGCGGAGACAGCCAAAAA AGGCAAAAACCTTCCCCCATCGTCTGACGGGAACCCCTACGACGACACACCCCGCTCAGCAGCGCGTATCCTCAATTCATTTGCTGTTCAACAAAAGTTTCACGAATCCGGTCGAAAAACCAGTGAAGACACTGGTACTCCACGGAATTCCGCCACTCTCGGGGTGAATGGGAAGGgtaaagggaaagaaaaagagggtCTTCCCAAAATATTACCGCAAGAGACTCTTGCCGAATACAATCGCCGTATCGAATCGCTTCTCCGTCCATCTGTATCACAAGCCATCCAAAAAGCCGAATCCATCCGGGCCGCTGAAGCTGCAGACTTGAAACgaacaaagaaggagaataaGAGACGAGCAAGATTGGAAAAGCTTGTGAAGGAGGGCAAAGTGGATAAGAAGGTTTTGGAAGATTTTGAGAAGGGtgtgaaggagaaaaagcgcaagagggagatgggagatgaaggggatagtgaagaggaaaaagatgaggaggaagcgggAGCCAAGTCCAAGCAGGCGAAGGAGACAAAGACGTTTGCACCGATGCCTCAGCCTAGAAGACTGAACGATATCGTCCAGGCGCCACCGACGTTACCTACGCTGCGCAAAGCAAAGGACCAGAAGGAGGGTAAAGGTGTATATGGAGCTGTGGGCAATGGCGGCAAAATGCCTCTGAATGCTGGACAAAAGAGGATtctcgaagaagagagagaacgGGTTGTCAGGATGTACCGCGAGATGAAGGCTGCCAGGGAAGCAAAGAACAAGAAATAG